One genomic region from Siniperca chuatsi isolate FFG_IHB_CAS linkage group LG18, ASM2008510v1, whole genome shotgun sequence encodes:
- the LOC122865300 gene encoding septin-2-like: MATNTSSKYDDIISKSVLIQSGSPARYQLTPEKENIGTLTRMTLGEKHVNKINKTILLVGETGTGKSTLINALVNYAMGVKWEDDVWFQIVEDEQKSQSESQTSDVIVYQIFGFEDETLPYSLTIIDTPGYGSTTGIEQDVRVSQRLFDWFRSEDGVHEINAVGLVLKATENRLSDRLRYIFDSVVSLFGKDMEKNIVALITHSDGRKPKNALKALEAANIKFAKDEKNQPVYFLFNNCQAEDRTEDTEELKHADQKTMKGMSQFTDFLGKAAPQKLITTVEVLNSRIRLTACIQNLQERITFTERKQTEIQQTQELLKKYEQEMKNNEKFTVEVEEVYKEKETIDGGMWGLLFYEGAVCCKVCEENCHYPGCTMAWSPEAVRS; the protein is encoded by the exons ATGGCAAC GAACACCTCATCTAAATATGATGACATCATTTCTAAAAGTGTTCTGATCCAATCAGGATCTCCTGCTCGCTACCAGCTGACACCAGAGAAAGAGAATATTGGAACTCTAACAAGAATGACTCTTGGTGAAAAACAtgtgaacaaaataaacaaaaccatCTTGCTTGTTGGtgaaacaggaacaggaaaaTCTACTCTGATCAACGCTCTGGTCAACTACGCCATGGGAGTGAAGTGGGAGGACGATGTCTGGTTTCAGATCGTAGAGGACGAGCAGAAAAGTCAGTCAGAAAGTCAGACATCAGATGTGATCGTGTACCAGATCTTTGGTTTTGAAGATGAAACTCTGCCCTACTCTCTGACCATCATCGATACTCCTGGATACGGGAGCACCACAGGGATCGAACAAGATGTAAGAGTCAGTCAAAGATTATTTGACTGGTTCCGCTCAGAGGATGGAGTTCATGAGATTAATGCAGTGGGTCTGGTGCTGAAGGCAACTGAGAATCGACTGAGTGACCGACTGAGGTACATCTTTGATTCAGTGGTGTCTCTGTTTGGAAAAGACATGGAGAAGAACATCGTTGCCCTCATCACACACTCAGATGGAAGAAAACCTAAAAATGCTCTGAAAGCCCTCGAGGCTGCAAACATTAAGTTTGCCAAAGATGAAAAGAATCAGcctgtttacttcctgtttaaTAACTGCCAGGCTGAAGACAGGACAGAGGACACAGAAGAACTTAAACATGCAGAtcaaaaaacaatgaaaggaaTGAGTCAGTTCACAGACTTCCTGGGAAAAGCTGCACCTCAGAAGTTGATAACAACTGTTGAAGTGTTGAATTCACGCATCAGACTGACAGCCTGCATCCAAAACCTGCAAGAGAGAATCACGTTCACTGAACGTAAACAGACAGAAATCCAACAGACTCAGGAGCTTCTGAAGAAATATGAACAAGAGATGAAGAACAATGAGAAGTTCACTGTAGAAGTTGAGGAGGtctacaaagaaaaagaaactatCGATGGTGGGATGTGGGGGTTGTTATTTTATGAAGGAGCTGTCTGCTGTAAAGTCTGTGAGGAGAACTGTCACTATCCTGGATGCACAATGGCCTGGAGTCCAGAAGCTGTGAGGTCATGA
- the LOC122865301 gene encoding uncharacterized protein LOC122865301 isoform X2 codes for MTLALPVITTSVCPSDHPDLSYHATLAIRPIFASGHCRLPAPHARFHRSSAWLAQPYCYARQSRVSPSCLRPDHRQSRLRLGSVESSGRPRVTLDPAFFRTLSSPPLPGRSSQRSPLLPGRSILSRHHHALDSPPDLSRHHSSSLDSPPDLSSSLDSPPGLSSSLDSPPDLSSSLTLRRTSAVP; via the exons atg ACTCTCGCTCTGCCGGTGATCACCACCTCAGTCTGCCCGTCGGATCATCCGGACCTCAGCTACCACGCCACTCTCGCCATCCGGCCGATCTTCGCCTCCGGACACTGCCGGCTACCCGCACCCCATGCCCGGTTTCACAGATCCTCCGCCTGGTTGGCTCAGCCTTACTGTTACGCTCGCCAGTCCAGAGTCAGCCCATCTTGTCTGCGTCCGGATCACCGCCAGTCACGCCTCCGACTTGGCTCGGTCGAATCCTCGGGGAGGCCACGGGTGACGCTGGATCCTGCATTCTttcgcaccctgtcctcgccgccGCTGCCGGGCCGCAGCAGCCAGCGCTCACCACTTCTGCCGGGCCGCAGCATCCTCAGTCGCCACCATCACGccctggactctccgccggacctcagcaggcatcacagcagctccctggactctccgccggacctcagcagctccctggactctccgccggGCCttagcagctccctggactctccgccggacctcagcagctccCTGACTCTCCGCCGAACctcagcagttccctga
- the LOC122865301 gene encoding retinoic acid receptor RXR-beta-like isoform X1 translates to MSGAPDTGSPSCCSEAGSKSAAPSPAPSPAAPSPVLSPDVSSPFPRPAVLSSVPELMGRPPEGFRPCRRPPEGFSVRQSPRTLSVCRRPPGTLSVCRRPPVTVHLCHQHPARPPEGVHLCLRPQEVSSAHIQPPDRPPEGYHLVLAANVGLHRCPAPQSLRCPAPQGHQQSCLIPSQTIVLMFSSFRPQH, encoded by the coding sequence ATGTCTGGAGCTCCAGACACCGGCTCCCCGTCTTGCTGTTCAGAAGCCGGCTCCAAGTCAGCTGCCCCGTCACCGGCTCCAAGTCCAGCTGCCCCGTCGCCGGTTCTCAGTCCTGACGTCTCGTCGCCGTTCCCCAGGCCTGCTGTACTGTCATCGGTCCCTGAGCTGATGggcaggcctccagaggggttccgtccttgccgccggcctccagaagggttcagcGTTCGTCAGTCTCCCAGGACTCTCAGTGTTTGCCGCCGGCCTCCCGGGACTCTCAGTGTttgtcgccggcctccagtaaCCGTCCACTTGTGTCACCAGCATCCTGCCAGGCCTCCGGAGGGTGTCCATCTTTGTCTCAGACCTCAGGAGGTCAGCTCGGCACACATCCAGCCCCCAGACCGTCCGCCCGAGGGCTACCACTTGGTCCTGGCCGCCAATGTGGGTCTTCACCGCTGCCCAGCACCCCAGAGCCTCCGCTGCCCAGCGCCCCAGGGCCATCAGCAGTCCTGCCTGATTCCCAGTCAAActattgttttgatgttttccagttttcgaccacagcactga